The genomic region AAAATCAGCAGACTATCCACCTGCATCCAGAGACCATCTGGCAGATTCCCCTCCTGGGCCGGATAGATCGGGACTCTCGGTTCAATCCAGCGGATCAGTTCGTAGCCCCAAAACCCAAATAACCCCCCAATGCCGGGCGGCAATTGGGGTAGCTTGACGGGCTTGTAGGGCTGCAAACATTCAGCCAGGGCCAGGAACGGATCCCCTTGAAATACGTTGACTGAGCCATCCCGATAGGTCTGAATCGTGCGATCGCCCCGCGCCTCCAGCACCCACAGCGGATCGCAACCCAGCAGACTGTAGCGGGCTAATTGCTCTCCCCCCTCTACCGACTCCAGCAAAAAACTGTAGGGTTGACCAGCGCAGACTTTATACCAGGCAGAAACTGGGGTGTCCAGATCGGCGACCCATTCCTGATAGACCGGCACGAAGTTACCCTGGCGGGCCAGGTGCTCAAATTGGGAAAAGTCGGGAAGCATCATAAGGCGAAATGTAACGGTGCGGCCATGCGCCCATACCAGAAAGGAACGATTCCATGACCCAAAAAAATAGGGCAGTAAGTTTGAGATGATACCATCTCTGCTTACTACCCACCATTGAAATCTTTGGCTGTCGATCGCCGAAAGCTTTTCGCAATCAGACTATTTCGTAATCAAAATCAAACATCGTAAGGAGCATTACCGCTGAACTTGATGGTTACAGGCTCAGGATTGCTGCCAATATTGCGAGCTTTGCTACCAACTGCTTCCCGACCAGCGTTCACCTTTTCAGGGAAAACACCATCTTTGGGATGCAGATGCTGAACTTCCCCATTCGGGAAAACTCGGGAGATCTTGTAATCGGTAATCTTGAACTTGGTCCGTAGTTGAGCGCCCAAAGCGATACCATGCTCTTTACGAGCCAGGTAAAGCAGATTTTCGCCTTCATGCATCACTGCCGCACCACCTGTAGGCATTTCGAAGACTTGCTCCTTTTTGCTGGTCCAGGTGATGGCATATTTTTCTTCAACGGAGGCTTTAGATAGTAAGGTGCTGCCGGTGCTGCCACCAAATAAAGGAGTTTGTCCAGTGAGGGTTTCTGACATAACTTCTCTGTAAATCGGTTTCCGGCATCCTATCACCGAGACTGTACCCACTTATCAACTTCGTCAGGAACTGTTACAGTTCTTCAGGATTGCCGGATGGTCGAACGTCCTTTGCGAACCGGGGTTGAGTTGCCGTTTTGCCGCTGGGATGAAGCCCCAGCATCCTGTTGTGCAGATTGCTCCGGGTTATCCTCCACGATCGGGATTGTAAAGTGAAAGGCACTGCCCTGATCGCGTCCCGCCGATTCCGCCCAGATCTCCCCTCCCAAGGCATTGACAATCTGGCGACAGATCGCCAGCCCCAGACCCGTTCCCCCGGCACTTCGTCGCAGAGCGCCTTCTTCCTGATAGAAGCGATCGAACACGACTTCCAGCCGATTTGGCTCGATCCCCCGGCCTGTATCCGCCACCGTGACTTCCATCATCTGGTTATCGTTGCAGCGCCGCGCTTGAATCACCACCTGCCCTTCCGGTTGGGTAAACTTGCAGGCATTGTCCACCAACTTGGCCAGCACCTCGACCAGCCACTCCCCATCCGCTCGCACCAGGGGCAGCTTGGTCGGGACCTTCGTTTTAATTTGCGGTAGGGTCTTTTCGGTGACTCTTGTCCGGATGCTGCTGAGGGCCAGATCTACACACTCTCTTAAGGGCAAAGATTCCAGGTGCCACTCCACCCGCCCACTCTCTAGCCGAGACAGGGTGAGAAAATCCTGTACCAGTTTCCGCATTCGCTCCGCATCGGTCAGTGCCGTACTCAACATCACCTGTTGCAGTTCTCGGGGCATGTCCGGCTCACTGGATAGGCTTTCCAGGCAGATCTGAATCGTGGATAGGGGCGTCCGTAGCTCATGACCCGTAATGGCGACCAGATTGCTGCGGGTACGATCGAGGGCCTCCAGTTGCTGATTCAAATCTTCTAGATGGGAATAAGCCTCCGCCTGAATCAGGGCAACCCCGACCTGGATGGCGATCGCCTCCACCAGGGCCACGTCATCCCCTGTCCAGGGTGGGTCTGCTTCACAGGCACAATGATGCAGTTCCAGCATGCCCAACAGGCGATCCTGATAGAGCACCGGTACGAGCAGCCAGGTGCTGATCTGGCAACGCGCCACCAGAGCCTTGAGGGTATCCGAGCCCTGAATCTGAGGATGTTGAGAAACTGCCTCAATGTAGACCAGTTCCCGATTAGTCACGATTTCCTGAAACAGGGGATTGGTTTGCAACGGCCAGGACTGATGGAGTAAGGAGGTAGCCTCATGCCCCAGGAACTCAAATTGAATCGTGGCCACCGAATCGCTGGCCTTACAGCGGTAGATCAGGCAACGGCAGGCATCCAGGGCTTGCCCCAGTTCCTGCACGGCCACACCCAAAATTTGATCAGGATCCAGCGATCGGCGGATCGCGGCAGTGATCGAGTTGACCAACCGCTCCTTGCGTTCCTGAGCCGCAATGGAGCGATAGGCTTTCATTAACTTGTACTGACCCGCCTGCAGATAGGTCACCAGCCGATCGGCAAAAGGCCCCGGATTGACCTTATTAAAGCCTTGGGGTTGCTCAACCAGAAATTCAGCCCTGGCCTCGGCAATTTTCTCCGCCAGCTCGGGACGATAACCCAAAATCCGATCCAGCAGGAGATCGGCAGCTTTGCTAGTGACTGCCCGATCGAAGGTCCAGATGCCTTCAAAGCGGCGGACTTGGTCCATGGGAAGCTGTTCAGACAGACGCATGAGTTTGGAATCAGGCTCCTGGTCAATGGTTTCCCGCTCATGACAAACCAGACAGGAGGCATATTGAGGACCCAGAACCACCAGATGCCATTCCTGACTGAGGGGTTCAGTCGGATCAAAAGCGATGGTTTCGTAATGCTCCGATCGATGGGTAAAATCTGTTTCTGGAGCAGCCAGAACGTAAACCTGACCCGTACATTCGGCAATTCGCTGATAACGACTGGCTTCCTGACGATAAAAGCGCTCCCGCTGAAAACTGGCAATTACCAGTGGCTGAGCCGCTCCTGCCAGGACCTGATCCTCCATTGCATGGGAAAGTGCCGTCAGGGAGGACTTGAAAAAGATCTGGGGGTGCAGGTCAGGGATAGCTTGCAACAGCTCTTCCAGAATGGAAGTGGGGACACTCATCAGCACTTTCTTTGAATATGCTCCTATTGTGATCTAAAACCTGATGCAGAGAACAGCAGGTGAGCCTAGAATCTCAAGATTCGACCGATCGTGCTCCCCAGATACACACAGCCCACCCCCAACACAGGGCTGGCCAATCCATAAAAAATTGCTGCGATCGGGGTGACCCGAAACACCATGACCGTATCCAGACCATAGGTAGAGAAGGTGGTGTACGCACCCAGAAAGCCAGTAGTAATCAGCAATTGTAGTTCCGGCGGAACTTGCAACGATCGCTCCAACACCAGGGTGACAAACAAGCCCATGCCAAAGCACCCACTCAGGTTAATGGCAAACGTGCCGGAGGGAAAGCCAGTCCCAAACTGCTGGGCAAACCAGAGGGTGAGATAGTAACGGGACAGAGCCCCAGCGATCGCCCCCAGACTGATGGCGATCGGGTAACGGATGGCAGGATCTTGGAACATGGGTGGTTCAGCAATTTTTCCATCACAGTATAGGCAGATCCGTACTCTCCTAAGCAGGGGAACCGACCCTGTCGGATCAAACGCCATCCCTAGAATGTAACTAAAGGTTAAGAAGCTGAATTTCCCCAAGTAGGAACATCAGCCATTAATCACCCAATATTGTTTTAAGGAGAACGGGCGATGAATCAAATTAAGACAGTTGCCCTGCTAGGTTTACTGAGCGCCCTGCTGATTACGGTCAGCTACTGGATCATTGGGGGTACAGGCGGTATCGTCATCGGATTGGGTCTGGCTGCCCTCACCAATCTGGGGTCCTGGTATTACTCCGATAAGGTTGCCTTAGCTGTCTACGGAGCCCAACCTGTCAGTCTCCACCAGGCTCCTGGCCTCCACCGGATCGTCCAGCGTCTGAGCGATCGAGCGGGCCTGCCCATGCCAGCCGTTTATCTGGTTCCAGGCAATGCCGCCAACGCCTTTGCCACCGGACGCGATCCAGAACATGCTGCCGTCGCCGTTACCGAAGGGATCCTGCAAATTTTGCCAGAAGATGAACTGGAAGCCGTTCTGGCCCATGAGCTCAGCCACATCTACCACCGGGATACCCTGACCCAGGCTGTCGCCGCCACTGTCGCAGGGGCGATTTCTTTCCTGGCCCAGATTGCCAGCTACAGCCTGTGGTTTGGTGGGGGGCGTCAGGACGATCGCAACGCCAATCCATTCGGTATCCTACTCACCGTGATGCTGGCTCCCGTGGCCGCCACCATCCTGCAACTGGGCCTATCCCGCACCCGTGAATTTGCTGCTGATGCTGGAGCTGCCCGGCTGACCGGCAATCCCCGTGCCCTGGCCCGTGCCCTGCAGCGCATGGAAAACCAGAGTCGTCAACAACCGATCGCAGCTAATCCGGCCTTCGAACCCCTGTTGATCATCAACCCTTTTGCAGGTGAGGGACTGGCCCGCCTCTTTTCCACCCATCCTTCCACAGAGGCCCGTATCCAAAATCTGCTCAGGCTAGAGCGGGAGCAGGGGTATTCCTCCCTGCAAACCTCCCTGGAGTTCTAACCGGAGAGCGAGGAATTTCCTCAGACACGAGTATCATCAAAGTTAGTGGGGTGGGCACGGCCCACCCTACAATTTTGTTTGGATCACTTTATCGTTTGAGTTACATTCCTTGCCATGCGAACCCATTATTGCGGCCAGATCCGCCCCGAACATATCGGACAGACGGTTACCTTATGCGGCTGGGTGGACCGTCGCCGTGATCATGGAGGCGTGATTTTCCTGGATTTACGCGATCGGTCTGGCATTGTCCAGATTGTCAGTGACCCGGTTCGCACCCCCGATTCCTACAGCATGGCCGAGAGCCTACGGAACGAGTACGTGGTCGCCATTACCGGACGAGTCACCCAGCGCCCAGAAGATTCTTTGAATCCTCGCCTGCCTACGGGTGAAGTCGAGGTCTATGCCGATCGGATCGAAATCCTGAACGCTGTTCGCAAGCAACTGCCTTTCCAGGTTTCCACCACCGAAACAGAAACCGTGCGGGAGGAACTGCGGCTCCGCTATCGCTACCTGGACATTCGCCGGGAGCGCATGAGCAGCAATCTGAAATTGCGCCATGAGCTGATTAAAACCATCCGGCGCTATCTGGAAGATGGGGAAGGGTTCATGGAGGTGGAAACCCCCATCCTGACCAAATCCACGCCGGAGGGGGCACGAGATTACCTGGTGCCTTCGCGGGTGAATCTGAGCGAATGGTATGCCCTGCCCCAATCTCCCCAGTTATTCAAACAGATCCTGATGATTGCCGGGGTCGATCGCTACTATCAGATTGCCCGCTGTTTCCGGGATGAAGACCTGCGGGCCGATCGGCAGCCAGAGTTTACCCAACTGGACATGGAAATGAGCTTCATGTCCCAGGATGAGATCATGGACTTGAACGAGCGCCTGTCCTGTCATATTCTCAAGACCCTGAAAGGGATTGACCTGCCCCGGCCCTTCCCCCGCCTCACCTATACCGAAGCCATGGACCGCTACGGCAGCGATAAACCCGACACCCGCTACGGTCTGGAACTGGTAGATGTCTCAGATGTGGTTCAGGGATGTGGCTTCAAAGTCTTCAACGACGCCGTCAGCCAGGGGGGGATTGTCAAAATCCTGCCCATTCCTGGCGGCAATGATCTGATCTCGAATGTGCGGATCAAACCGGGTGGGGATCTGTTCAAGGAAGCCGCCGAAGCCGGAGCCAAAGGACTGGCCTATATTCGGGTGCGGGACAATGGGGAAATTGACACCATTGGAGCCATTAAGGACAACCTGAGCGAAGCCCAAAAACAAACCATTCTGGAGCGAACCCAGGCCCAGGCCGGTCATCTATTATTATTTGGGGCAGGCGATCGGGCTACGGTGAACAAAACCCTCGATCGGCTGCGGCAGTGCCTGGGTCGAGAACTGAACCTGATTGATGCGGACCAGATTAACTTGCTCTGGGTCACAGATTTCCCCCTGTTTGAGTGGAATGCGGACGAGAAGCGACTAGAAGCCGCCCACAACCCCTTCTCCGCCCCCCATCCCGATGATCTGAACGACCTGAAAACAGCCCGGTCCCAGGCTTATGACCTGGTGTTCAACGGCTTTGAAGCCGCCGGGGGCAGTGTGCGGATTCACCAACCGGAAATCCAGGCCAGAGTCTTCGAGCTGATCGGACTCTCCGACGAAGAAGCCCGCGATAAGTTTGGCTTCTTCCTGGAAGCCTTCGAGTACGGAGCCCCACCCCACGGCGGCATCGCCTACGGCATCGATCGCTGGGTCATGCTCCTGGCCGGAGAAGATTCGATTCGGGATGCGATCGCCTTTCCCAAGACCCAGCAGGCCCGCTGTCTGCTGACCGATGCCCCTTCTGGGGTTGATCCCAAACAACTGAAGGAACTCCAAGTAGCTTCGACCTTCAAACCGAAAAAGTAAGGCATTCCTTCGCTCAGCAAATTCAGAGAGAGCAAAAGTGATCCCTGGTGTCCCTGGTTCCCAGACTCTGGCTCCCTGGTTCCCAGACTCTGGCTGGGAACCAAATGCTGCGACGCTGGTGCTGGATGACAGCAAGGGCACCCAGGCAGAGCCTGGGCGCTAGGAGAGAGGGCAGGGGGAGGGTCCCTGGTTCCCAGACTCTGGCTGGGAACCARATGCTGCGACGCTGGA from Leptolyngbya sp. 'hensonii' harbors:
- a CDS encoding photosystem I reaction center subunit II PsaD, whose protein sequence is MSETLTGQTPLFGGSTGSTLLSKASVEEKYAITWTSKKEQVFEMPTGGAAVMHEGENLLYLARKEHGIALGAQLRTKFKITDYKISRVFPNGEVQHLHPKDGVFPEKVNAGREAVGSKARNIGSNPEPVTIKFSGNAPYDV
- the aspS gene encoding aspartate--tRNA ligase, with protein sequence MRTHYCGQIRPEHIGQTVTLCGWVDRRRDHGGVIFLDLRDRSGIVQIVSDPVRTPDSYSMAESLRNEYVVAITGRVTQRPEDSLNPRLPTGEVEVYADRIEILNAVRKQLPFQVSTTETETVREELRLRYRYLDIRRERMSSNLKLRHELIKTIRRYLEDGEGFMEVETPILTKSTPEGARDYLVPSRVNLSEWYALPQSPQLFKQILMIAGVDRYYQIARCFRDEDLRADRQPEFTQLDMEMSFMSQDEIMDLNERLSCHILKTLKGIDLPRPFPRLTYTEAMDRYGSDKPDTRYGLELVDVSDVVQGCGFKVFNDAVSQGGIVKILPIPGGNDLISNVRIKPGGDLFKEAAEAGAKGLAYIRVRDNGEIDTIGAIKDNLSEAQKQTILERTQAQAGHLLLFGAGDRATVNKTLDRLRQCLGRELNLIDADQINLLWVTDFPLFEWNADEKRLEAAHNPFSAPHPDDLNDLKTARSQAYDLVFNGFEAAGGSVRIHQPEIQARVFELIGLSDEEARDKFGFFLEAFEYGAPPHGGIAYGIDRWVMLLAGEDSIRDAIAFPKTQQARCLLTDAPSGVDPKQLKELQVASTFKPKK
- a CDS encoding M48 family metalloprotease — translated: MNQIKTVALLGLLSALLITVSYWIIGGTGGIVIGLGLAALTNLGSWYYSDKVALAVYGAQPVSLHQAPGLHRIVQRLSDRAGLPMPAVYLVPGNAANAFATGRDPEHAAVAVTEGILQILPEDELEAVLAHELSHIYHRDTLTQAVAATVAGAISFLAQIASYSLWFGGGRQDDRNANPFGILLTVMLAPVAATILQLGLSRTREFAADAGAARLTGNPRALARALQRMENQSRQQPIAANPAFEPLLIINPFAGEGLARLFSTHPSTEARIQNLLRLEREQGYSSLQTSLEF
- a CDS encoding DICT sensory domain-containing protein produces the protein MSVPTSILEELLQAIPDLHPQIFFKSSLTALSHAMEDQVLAGAAQPLVIASFQRERFYRQEASRYQRIAECTGQVYVLAAPETDFTHRSEHYETIAFDPTEPLSQEWHLVVLGPQYASCLVCHERETIDQEPDSKLMRLSEQLPMDQVRRFEGIWTFDRAVTSKAADLLLDRILGYRPELAEKIAEARAEFLVEQPQGFNKVNPGPFADRLVTYLQAGQYKLMKAYRSIAAQERKERLVNSITAAIRRSLDPDQILGVAVQELGQALDACRCLIYRCKASDSVATIQFEFLGHEATSLLHQSWPLQTNPLFQEIVTNRELVYIEAVSQHPQIQGSDTLKALVARCQISTWLLVPVLYQDRLLGMLELHHCACEADPPWTGDDVALVEAIAIQVGVALIQAEAYSHLEDLNQQLEALDRTRSNLVAITGHELRTPLSTIQICLESLSSEPDMPRELQQVMLSTALTDAERMRKLVQDFLTLSRLESGRVEWHLESLPLRECVDLALSSIRTRVTEKTLPQIKTKVPTKLPLVRADGEWLVEVLAKLVDNACKFTQPEGQVVIQARRCNDNQMMEVTVADTGRGIEPNRLEVVFDRFYQEEGALRRSAGGTGLGLAICRQIVNALGGEIWAESAGRDQGSAFHFTIPIVEDNPEQSAQQDAGASSQRQNGNSTPVRKGRSTIRQS
- the crcB gene encoding fluoride efflux transporter CrcB — protein: MFQDPAIRYPIAISLGAIAGALSRYYLTLWFAQQFGTGFPSGTFAINLSGCFGMGLFVTLVLERSLQVPPELQLLITTGFLGAYTTFSTYGLDTVMVFRVTPIAAIFYGLASPVLGVGCVYLGSTIGRILRF